A stretch of Mucilaginibacter terrae DNA encodes these proteins:
- a CDS encoding PepSY-like domain-containing protein — protein sequence MKKLTKSYLLSAVAALVVLTSSCTKEAAQSTEDAEIAASKTTASSTSILVAASTSTTTTATAAAKDSLALMNACPPGGKKDTVAFSALSASITTYLTTNYAGSTFQKAFKIANRSGVLEGYVVAINFNSKPVGLKFDASGNFVQVLEQRERPDIAGGPGWHKGGRFENRGGLRGDTLALSALPAAIKTYFATNYATDTLLHAVVTRNDTSYIIISANKGLFATAFASKLVFVKRVQLNPRPAKHTPVDPATLPAAITTYLTTTYPGFVLDKAFAQKQNNVVNKYVVLIDASGTRYAVEFDSTGKFVKSTAVR from the coding sequence ATGAAAAAACTGACAAAATCTTATCTGCTATCTGCCGTGGCCGCACTGGTGGTATTGACATCATCGTGCACAAAGGAAGCAGCCCAGTCAACTGAAGACGCAGAAATTGCTGCTTCAAAAACAACGGCATCATCAACCAGCATCCTGGTTGCAGCCTCTACTTCTACTACAACAACCGCTACCGCAGCTGCAAAAGATTCATTGGCGCTGATGAACGCGTGCCCTCCGGGTGGTAAAAAAGACACGGTTGCTTTCAGCGCTTTATCTGCCTCTATTACTACTTACTTAACCACCAACTATGCCGGCTCTACTTTTCAAAAAGCATTTAAAATTGCAAACCGCAGCGGTGTGTTAGAAGGTTATGTGGTGGCCATCAACTTCAACTCAAAACCGGTAGGTTTAAAGTTTGATGCCAGCGGAAACTTTGTACAGGTGCTTGAACAACGCGAACGCCCCGACATAGCCGGCGGACCGGGTTGGCACAAAGGTGGCCGTTTTGAGAACCGCGGCGGCCTCCGTGGCGATACTTTAGCCCTGAGCGCCTTGCCCGCTGCCATTAAAACCTATTTTGCTACCAATTACGCTACCGATACCCTGTTGCATGCCGTGGTGACCCGTAACGATACATCGTACATTATTATCAGTGCTAACAAAGGTTTGTTTGCTACTGCATTTGCCTCAAAACTGGTATTTGTTAAACGTGTGCAGCTAAACCCGCGTCCGGCTAAACATACGCCTGTTGATCCGGCCACTTTACCGGCTGCCATTACTACTTACCTAACCACTACCTATCCAGGTTTTGTGTTAGATAAAGCTTTTGCCCAAAAACAAAATAATGTGGTAAATAAATATGTGGTATTAATT
- a CDS encoding asparagine synthetase B has translation MKRYLLAFAFLLLTLATKAASLLLPMDEVQKDHLKSYGIAFWVLKNGEEVEWLLNYRGGSFMTKYSKQTEDECKIRGVSYEVLADAKVTSILTEVSDPSVNMDIVKLQKAPKMAVYSPKNKLPWDDAVTLVLKYAEIPYDVVYDEEVIKGDLSKYDWLHMHHEDFTGQYSKFFGAFRYQPWYIDDVKKQEATAHQLGFKKVSQMKLAVVQHIHDFCNGGGFLFAMCSGTDTFDIAMAASNTDICESMFDGDAADYKAQSKLDFSQTFAFQNFQLDMNPMSHQFSDIDMTNYRQVDRTRDFFTLFDFSAKWDVVPSMLTQNHDKVIKGFMGLTTAYNKARIKPDVTIMGEMKTGNEARYIHGEFGKGQWTFYSGHDPEDYQHAVGDPPTDLKLHPNSPGYRLILNNVLFPAAKKKKQKT, from the coding sequence ATGAAGAGATACCTTTTAGCTTTCGCCTTTCTCCTTTTAACCTTAGCCACTAAAGCGGCCTCCTTATTGCTGCCTATGGATGAGGTGCAAAAAGACCACCTGAAATCGTACGGCATAGCTTTTTGGGTATTAAAAAACGGCGAGGAGGTTGAATGGCTGCTTAATTACCGGGGCGGCAGTTTTATGACCAAGTACAGCAAACAAACCGAAGACGAGTGCAAAATACGCGGTGTAAGCTACGAGGTACTGGCCGATGCCAAGGTAACATCGATACTAACCGAGGTAAGCGATCCATCAGTTAATATGGATATTGTAAAGCTGCAAAAGGCACCTAAAATGGCGGTGTATTCGCCAAAAAACAAGCTTCCTTGGGACGATGCCGTAACCCTGGTGCTTAAATATGCCGAGATCCCCTATGATGTAGTGTACGACGAGGAAGTTATAAAAGGCGACCTGAGCAAATACGACTGGCTGCACATGCACCACGAAGACTTTACAGGCCAGTACAGCAAGTTTTTCGGCGCTTTTAGGTACCAGCCCTGGTATATTGACGATGTAAAAAAACAGGAAGCCACAGCACACCAATTGGGCTTTAAAAAAGTATCTCAAATGAAACTTGCCGTGGTACAGCATATTCATGATTTCTGTAACGGAGGTGGCTTTTTATTTGCCATGTGCTCGGGCACCGATACCTTTGACATAGCCATGGCAGCCTCCAATACCGATATTTGCGAAAGCATGTTTGATGGCGATGCTGCCGATTATAAAGCACAAAGCAAGCTGGATTTTAGCCAAACATTTGCCTTTCAAAACTTTCAGCTGGATATGAACCCCATGTCGCACCAGTTTAGCGATATTGATATGACCAACTACCGCCAGGTTGACCGCACCCGCGACTTTTTTACCCTTTTTGATTTTTCGGCCAAGTGGGATGTGGTACCCAGCATGCTCACCCAAAACCATGATAAGGTAATTAAAGGTTTCATGGGCTTAACCACGGCCTACAACAAAGCCCGTATTAAACCCGATGTAACTATTATGGGCGAAATGAAAACCGGCAACGAAGCCCGCTACATACATGGCGAATTTGGCAAAGGCCAATGGACATTTTACAGCGGCCACGACCCCGAAGACTACCAGCACGCCGTAGGCGACCCTCCTACCGATTTAAAACTTCATCCTAACTCTCCGGGGTACAGGCTGATCCTGAATAATGTTTTATTCCCTGCGGCGAAGAAGAAGAAGCAGAAGACCTAA
- a CDS encoding peptidylprolyl isomerase has protein sequence MSKAIMKTDKGDMTIEFYDQDAPNTVANFLNLAKTGFYNGVTFHRVIPNFVIQGGDPTGTGAGGSGTRIDCELTGGNQYHDRGVLSMAHAGRNTGSSQFFICHSRDNTAHLDRHHTVFGKVVENVEVVDAIRQGDKITSIEVIEE, from the coding sequence ATGAGCAAAGCAATAATGAAAACCGACAAGGGCGACATGACGATCGAATTTTACGATCAGGACGCCCCTAATACAGTAGCTAACTTTTTAAACCTGGCTAAAACAGGCTTTTACAATGGTGTAACTTTTCACCGCGTTATCCCTAACTTCGTCATTCAGGGTGGCGACCCAACCGGTACAGGTGCAGGTGGCTCAGGTACCCGTATTGATTGCGAGTTAACCGGCGGTAACCAATACCATGATCGTGGCGTACTTTCAATGGCTCACGCTGGCCGTAATACCGGCAGCTCACAGTTTTTCATCTGCCACAGCCGCGATAATACTGCTCATTTAGACAGACACCATACTGTGTTTGGTAAAGTGGTTGAAAATGTTGAGGTAGTTGATGCTATCCGTCAGGGTGATAAAATTACCAGCATCGAAGTAATAGAAGAATAA
- a CDS encoding DUF5606 family protein, whose protein sequence is MNLQTVVSVAGKPGLWKALAQNKTGFILESLDEKKTKLVVNLSTAKMAALDEITIFGTDEDIKLTDVFVRMKAAASVPDVKADGKAMREFFREVAPDHDEEKVYASDMKKILSWYAILKDMEIFNSPVVEAETAAETE, encoded by the coding sequence ATGAATTTACAAACAGTTGTATCAGTAGCCGGTAAGCCAGGATTATGGAAAGCCCTGGCCCAAAATAAAACAGGCTTTATTTTAGAAAGTCTCGACGAAAAAAAGACCAAACTGGTAGTAAACCTGTCGACCGCTAAAATGGCGGCTTTAGATGAGATCACCATTTTTGGTACCGACGAAGATATTAAGTTAACCGACGTATTTGTACGCATGAAAGCCGCAGCATCAGTACCTGATGTTAAAGCCGATGGCAAAGCAATGCGCGAGTTTTTCCGCGAGGTAGCACCCGATCATGATGAAGAGAAAGTATATGCTTCGGACATGAAAAAGATTTTAAGCTGGTATGCTATTTTGAAAGATATGGAAATCTTTAATAGCCCTGTAGTAGAGGCAGAAACTGCTGCTGAAACTGAATAA
- a CDS encoding cation diffusion facilitator family transporter produces MGHDHSHHHHDHAPKLDHLNTAFIVGIVLNSAFVVIEAGVGFAKGSLSLLTDAGHNLSDVASLALALLAFKLSKMKANSTYTYGYKRSTIVVSLLNAVILVAAVGIIAYEAILRIGHPQPIPGITIAWVAFAGIGVNGVTAWLFMKDKEKDLNVKGAYMHMAVDALVSLGVVISGLVIYFTGWYWIDSAVSLIIVLVIIIGTWSLLVDSLRLEIDGVPKQMDLQNIKAELLKAKGVNDVHHMHVWALSTTENALTAHIVIEPEEANNFNQIKLDLRHRLEHLDIHHSTFEPEFGGEKCEVKECTPQPPEGGALEKHSHTH; encoded by the coding sequence ATGGGTCACGACCATTCACATCACCACCACGATCATGCCCCAAAGCTCGATCATCTGAATACCGCATTTATTGTGGGCATTGTCCTCAATTCGGCTTTCGTGGTAATTGAGGCCGGGGTTGGTTTTGCCAAAGGCTCGCTATCGCTCCTTACCGATGCAGGGCATAACCTGAGCGATGTTGCCAGCTTAGCACTTGCGCTGCTTGCCTTTAAGCTTTCTAAAATGAAGGCCAACAGTACCTATACTTATGGTTACAAGCGGTCTACCATTGTGGTATCATTGCTTAATGCGGTTATACTGGTGGCCGCTGTGGGCATTATAGCTTATGAAGCCATACTGAGGATAGGTCACCCGCAGCCTATACCGGGCATTACCATTGCTTGGGTTGCCTTTGCGGGAATTGGCGTAAACGGCGTTACCGCATGGCTGTTTATGAAGGATAAAGAGAAAGACCTGAACGTAAAGGGCGCGTACATGCACATGGCGGTTGATGCCCTGGTATCGTTAGGCGTAGTAATATCGGGCCTGGTTATCTACTTTACCGGTTGGTACTGGATCGATAGCGCCGTGAGCCTCATCATTGTATTAGTGATCATTATTGGTACCTGGAGTTTACTGGTGGATAGCCTTCGACTGGAAATTGATGGTGTACCCAAGCAAATGGATCTACAAAACATCAAAGCAGAGCTTTTAAAAGCCAAAGGCGTGAATGATGTACACCATATGCACGTGTGGGCACTAAGTACTACCGAAAATGCCCTCACTGCTCACATTGTTATTGAGCCCGAAGAAGCTAATAATTTTAATCAAATTAAACTCGATTTGCGCCACCGGTTAGAACATCTGGATATTCATCATAGTACTTTTGAACCGGAGTTTGGTGGAGAAAAGTGTGAGGTTAAAGAGTGTACCCCCCAGCCCCCTGAAGGGGGAGCTTTGGAAAAACATAGTCATACCCATTAA
- a CDS encoding aspartyl/asparaginyl beta-hydroxylase domain-containing protein, with protein sequence MHAFIAELFTLKFFILFSFIIATVIVHYRGRVRYKFFRQFADHSTFMAPINVPMYALSDVENKPYISTAHFPQLALLKENWQIIRDEAILLEREELIKGSDTYNDAGFNSFFRRGWKRFYLKWYGDFHPSAKKYCPQTVELLKNTPNIKAAMFAVLPAGSQLMQHRDPYAGSLRYHLGLITPNSEQCHIVVDGQSYAWKDGDDVIFDETYIHHAENKTDMDRLILFCDVERPVKTIIGRAWNNFFGWFVMASAASPNMGEDKTGNINKAFRYVYSIRLVGKKLKAYNERLYYVVKYALFAAILYGLFFRHLL encoded by the coding sequence ATGCATGCTTTCATCGCCGAGCTTTTCACGTTAAAGTTCTTCATCCTTTTTTCGTTTATTATTGCTACCGTAATTGTGCATTACCGTGGCCGGGTGAGGTACAAATTCTTCCGCCAGTTTGCCGATCATTCTACCTTTATGGCACCTATCAACGTGCCCATGTATGCCCTCTCGGATGTGGAGAATAAACCCTACATCAGCACAGCACACTTTCCGCAATTGGCACTATTGAAAGAAAACTGGCAAATTATACGCGATGAAGCCATTTTACTGGAACGGGAGGAACTCATCAAGGGTTCGGACACTTATAACGATGCGGGATTCAACTCCTTCTTTCGCCGTGGCTGGAAACGCTTTTATTTAAAATGGTATGGCGATTTTCATCCATCGGCCAAAAAATATTGCCCTCAAACAGTTGAGTTACTTAAAAACACCCCCAACATTAAAGCCGCCATGTTTGCAGTACTCCCGGCGGGCAGTCAATTAATGCAGCACCGCGACCCTTATGCAGGTTCGTTACGTTACCATTTGGGCTTAATTACCCCAAACTCCGAGCAGTGCCATATTGTGGTAGATGGTCAAAGCTATGCCTGGAAAGACGGCGACGATGTGATATTTGACGAAACCTACATCCACCACGCCGAAAACAAGACCGATATGGACCGCCTCATCTTGTTTTGCGATGTGGAGCGCCCGGTTAAGACCATTATTGGCCGTGCCTGGAACAACTTTTTTGGCTGGTTTGTAATGGCCTCGGCAGCATCACCTAATATGGGCGAGGATAAAACGGGCAACATTAATAAGGCTTTCAGGTATGTATACTCAATAAGGCTGGTGGGTAAAAAACTGAAAGCTTATAATGAGCGTTTATATTATGTAGTTAAGTACGCGCTGTTTGCTGCCATTTTATACGGCTTGTTTTTCAGGCATTTGTTGTAA
- the rlmH gene encoding 23S rRNA (pseudouridine(1915)-N(3))-methyltransferase RlmH, translating to MKIVLLTVGKTEDTYIKDGIDKFVKRLKHYTRLEIIDLPELKNTKALTQEQQKSKEAELILKKVTATDHVVLLDEKGMEFKSVQFADYLDKKAIGSTQSLVFIIGGPYGFDATIYQRANAQLALSRMTFSHQMVRLFFVEQLYRAFSIIKGEPYHHQ from the coding sequence ATGAAAATTGTGCTGCTCACCGTTGGCAAAACCGAAGATACTTACATTAAAGATGGGATCGATAAGTTTGTTAAACGCCTTAAACATTATACCCGGCTCGAAATTATTGACCTCCCCGAACTCAAAAACACCAAAGCACTAACCCAGGAGCAGCAAAAAAGCAAGGAAGCCGAACTCATTCTCAAAAAAGTTACCGCTACCGACCATGTGGTTTTATTGGACGAAAAGGGCATGGAGTTTAAGTCCGTGCAGTTTGCCGATTATCTCGACAAAAAAGCTATTGGTTCTACTCAATCATTGGTTTTCATTATAGGTGGGCCTTATGGGTTTGATGCCACGATATATCAGCGGGCCAACGCCCAGCTAGCCCTATCGCGCATGACGTTTTCGCACCAAATGGTAAGGCTGTTTTTTGTAGAACAACTGTACCGGGCGTTCAGTATTATTAAGGGAGAACCATATCATCATCAGTAA